The window GGGGCACCGGACCGGACCCCGTCGGGCCCGTGGGCCGGGCGGCGCGGGCGAGCCGCGCCTCCCGGCCGGTCGTCTTGGTGGTGACGCTCATCACGGACCAGCCAGCTGGTTCGCGTTGTCGATGTCCGAGTCGAGCTTCTTCAGCTTGGCGTCGAGGTCGCCGCCGTTCTGCTGGTAGGCCTGCCAGAACTTCGTGAAGGTGCCGATGTAGGCGGCGCCGTCGGCGGTGCCCGGCGAGGTCATGGTGTCCGCGTTGCCCGCGACGTCGACGAAGGTCTTGTAGTTCTCGTCGACCTCGAGGTCGGGGGACTCCAGCGCCGAGGTGAGCGTCGGGATGTTCTTCAGTCCGTTGCCCAGGGTGACCTGTGCGTCGGTGTTCGTCGACAGGTACTTCAGGAGTGCCCACGACAGCTCCGGGTTCTTGGAGCCCTTCGCGATGCCCGCGACGTTGCCCGCGATGTACGTCGAGCCGTAGTTGCCGAGGCCGTCCATCACCGGGGTCGGCGACGTGCCGTAGTCCAGGTCCGGCTTCTGGTCCTTGATGAACGCCGTGCGGTACTCGCCGTCGATCTGCATCGCGACCTGCCCGGTCTGGAACGCGTTGTCCGCGGCGAACTCCTGCCCGAGGCCGGACGTGAAGGCCTTGAGCTTGTCGTAACCGATCTCGTCGACGAAGTCCTTCTGCCAGGTGATGAGCTGCTTCCACGCGTCGGACGTGCCGATCACGCTGTTGCCGTCCTCGTCCAACCACGAGCCGTCGACCATCGGCGCCCAGTGCTCGGGCGAGTTCTCGTAGAAGTCGATGAGCGGGTTGAAGCCGAGCTGCTTGATCGAGCCGTCGGCGTTGTACGTCGTCAGCTTCAGCGCGTCGGTCTTGAGCTCGTCGAGCGTCTTCGGCGGGGAGTCGATCCCGGCCTTCTCGAGCAGCGGCTTGTTGACCATGAGCGCACTGACGTCGGCGAGGGCAGGCAGCGTGCACCGGGTGCCCTTGTACTGCGTGTACGACTGCACGGCCTTCGGGATGTCCGACAGGTCGACCTTGTCGCGCTTGATGTAGGGGGAGAGGTCACGGAAGGCACCCGAGGAGCAGAAGCTGCCCACGATGGCGGTCGAGTACGACAGCCCCACGTCGATGTTCTGGCCGGACGAGATCGCCTTCTGCAGCTTCTCGTCGTCCTGGCCGGCGTGGATGTCGACGGTGACGTCGGGGTTGGCCTTCTCGAAGCCCTCGACGGCGGTCTTCACCACGCCGGCTTCACGGCCGGTGAAGAAGTGCCACAGGGACACGGTGCCCTTGAGTTCCTTCGGGGCGCTCTTCTCGATCGAGTCGGCGCTGCTGCCGGAGCTGCAGCCGGCGACGACGAGGGCGCCGACGGCGGCGACGGCCGTGGCGGTGGCGATGCGGCGGAACGCCCGGCGGCGCGGGACGTTCGGTTCGGGGAGGGACAAGGCGGTACTCGCTCTCTGGTCTCGCTCCGTCGCCGTCCGTTTCCGGGCGCTGCCCGTTTCCGGGCGCTGCCCGTTTCCGGGCGCGACGAAGAGCCCTGTGACAGGGCTGGGTGATGGTGCCTCGAGTGGTGCGGGTGGAACGTTCAGGGGCGCTCGACGGGGTCCGGCGTCGGGGCATCGTCACTGATGCGCTCGAGCCGGTCCGCGAGCGCGGTGCGGACGACGTCGATGAGGACGTGCCGCGCACCGTGCAGGACGGGGGTGTCGGGGACGCCGGGCGCGACCACGGCGGTGGACCAGCGTGAACGGGTCCGGAGCCAGGCGGTCACGGCGGCGGCCAGGGCGGGGCCGCCGGCGATCCCGGTCGGGCCGTGCAGGACGACCGTCTCGGGATCGGCCACCGCGAGTGCGGGAAGCACGTTGTGCCCGACGCGCTCGCCGAGGGCGACGGTGAAGGGGTGCTGCTCGGGCAGGCCGGGCAGCTGCGGGAGCACCTGGCGCCAGTCGGCTGCGGTGCCGTCCGGTGCCGTGATCCCGTGCTCGGCGGCCAGGGCGATGATCGCGGGCTCGGAGATGAGGTCCGCGACGATCGTGGCCGTCGGGTCGATGGAGCGTGCGTCGGCGGGCACGCTGAGGTAGCCGATCTCACCCGCGGCACCGGACGCGCCGGTGTGCAGGTGGCCGTGCAGGTCGAGGGCCATGCCGAGGCCCTCGGCCATCCAGAAGAGCGCGAACGACCCGGGAGCCCGACCGGCCCCCATGTTGCGTTCGGCGATGGCGGCGAGGTTGGCGTCGTTCTCGACGACCACGTGGACCCCGAGGTCGGCGGACAGGGTCGCGCTCACCTGCTCGCGGGGCCAGCCGGGCAGGCCGTCGGTGAAGATCAGGGTGTCGGTGGCGTGGTCGACACTCGCCTGCACGCCCACCGCGACGGCGGTGACGAGCTCGGGGTCCACGCCGGCCGCGGCGGCTGCGCGGGAGATCGCTGCGGCCACGATGTCCGACCCGGGGGAGCGCACCTCGGCCTCGGACATCCGGTGCGTGGCGACCGGGAAGGTGCGACCAGCGGCGTCCACCACGGTCGACCGGACGTCGACGAGCTGGACGTCGACCGCCACACCGAGGTCGCGGTCGGTGATCGCTTCGTACACGACGGCGCTCGGCCCGCGGCGTCCGGCCTGGGTGTCGGTGCCGGCCTGGCGGATGAGGTCGGCCGACTCGAGCCGGCGGATGATCTCGGCGGCGGTGGGCTTGCTGAGGCCGGTCCGCTGTGCGATCTCGTTGCGCGTGAGCGGGCCGTCGTCGAGCAGCAGTTCGAGCGCTGCGCGGTCGTTCAGGACGCGGAGCAGCCCGGGCTGGCCGGGGGTGCGTCCTCGAGTGGTCATGTCGAGGACTGTAACGGACAACCTTCTTTACTGAAAGGTTTGTTTACCGATTCGAAACACGCGTTCTGCTGCGCGAAACGTGCCGCCCTGAGTGCTGATACGTTAACTGTGATGTTTCAACAGGTCAGTGTCGCCGATCACTTCCTCTCCCGTCTGCGCGAAGTCGGGGTGGATGAGGTCTTCGGCGTCCCCGGCGACTTTTCGCTGGCGTTCATGGACGTCCTCGAAGCCAGTCCCGACATCTCGTGGATCGGCTGTGCGAGTGAACTCGGTGCTGCGTACGCAGCGGACGGGTACGCGCGAGCCCGCGGGCTCGGAGTACTCTGCACCACGTTCGGGGTCGGAGAGCTCTCCGCCGCATGTGCGACCGCTGGTGCAGTTGCCGAGGACGTTGCGGTCCTGCACGTCGTGGTGACACCGCCGACCGCAGCTTGGCGCAGCAAGGCGTGTGTGCACCACACCTTCGCTGACGGCGATCTGGACCGGTTCGGCCGGGTCGCGGCTGCGCTCGGAACGCTGGTGTTCGACATCGGCTTCGACGAGCCATGTGACGCCATCGATCGTGCAGTGCGTCACTGGGCTGGCCGACGCGAGAGCGTGTACGTCCGTGTTCCGCAGGACGTCCTGTCGGCTGCCGTCCCCGAGGCGTCCGCGGTGCTGGGAGCGCCAACTCCGCAGAACGACGATCCTGACGTCGACGACCTGCTCTCTGCATACCTCGCCGCCCATCCTCGTGCGACCGCGGTCGTCGGTCATCTGGCCCTCCGGCACAACCTTCGAGGAGCGATCGACCAGCTCGCCCAGCGCAACGTTCCCTTGGCCGCCCTCCCCAACGGCAAGGGGATCGTGGACGAGACGGTCCCGTCCTACCTCGGCGTCTACAACGGGAAACTCAGTCGTGCAGGCGTCAATGCGCGCGTGGAAGCTCCGACTGGGCGCGTCCTCGTCGGCTGCGTACTCGCTGACACGACCACGGGAGGGTTCAGCCATGACTTCCCCGAGGATTCGACACTCGTCGTCGGCCGCAGTTCGGTCACGTGGGCAGGAAGGGTTCTCGAAGCGGAGATCGGCGTCGTGGTCCGGCGCCTTGCTGCGCTGTGGCCTGGTCTCCCGGCCCCGCCGCCGAGCAAGGCCCCAACCGAGCTGCCGACCGCTGTGCTTGTCGGCGATGGTCCACTGACGATCAACTCGATGTGGTCGAGCACTGCTGCGATCATGCCGACTCACACTCGTCTGTTCGCGGAGACCGGCACCTCGTACTTCGGAGCGCTCGACATCGCCTTCCCCGCAGACACGGTGTTCGAGTGCGCCGCCGTCTGGGCCGCCATCGGTCACGCGCTGCCTGCGGCGATCGGAGCGTCGATCGGTGACCGAACGCGTCAAGTTCTGGCCGTCGTCGGTGATGGTGCTGCACAAGTGACGGCCAACGAACTCGGGCTGCTGCACCGCTACCGGTCGAATGCGATCTTCGTCGTCGTCGACAACGGTGGGTACACGATCGAGCGTGTCATCCGCGGAGCGCGGGCGTCCTACAACGACGTCTCGTCCTGGGACTGGCCGATGGTGGCCCGCACCATCGGCGGCGGATCGACCGTGACCACCTCCGCCGTCAGCACGGTGATCGAGTACGCGATCGCTCTCGAAGCAGCGTTCTCGGACCCGGATCGAGCGCACGTGATCGTCGTGCGTACCTCCCCGATGGACGCGCCTCCGACGCTAGCAGCCGTCGCATCGGCGATCCGCGCCCGAGCCGAAGCGGTCTGCCGGTGACCGGCGGTTCGACCATGCCGCCGAGGGTCGTCTGTCTCAACGGGTCCGAGAACCCGCGCGGCGCGACGGGCGCCGTGCTCGAACGGTTCTCCGACGAACTCCGCAGCCGTGGAGTGGAATCGATCGTCGTCCCGCTTGCTGCTGCGGACATCAGCGGATGCGGACCATGCGGAGACTGCAACCTGAGGACGGAACGATGCGCACTACAGGACGACGTAGGGGACATCGTCCGGCAGATGGTCGAAGCGGAGGGAGTGGTCTACGCCAGCCCCGTGCACGGCTTCGGGCTGGCCGCGCCGATGCAGACGTTCATCGAGCGGGCCGGCGTCGGGCATCTCCGGTTCTCACGCCCTCTCGCGGACAAGGTCGGCGGTGCACTGGTCGTCGGCCGTCGGTACGCACATTCCGCTGTCCTGAACCAGCTCCACCAGAACATCCTGCTCAACCGCATGATCCTTCCAGGAAGCGGCTACCCCGCCATCGTGCGGACCGAGCAAGGCGACCCGGACCTGGATCACGAAGGAATGGCAGCGGTCCGCGCGATGGCCATCCGGATGGTCGAGGTGATCTTCCAGCTACGGGGGATGCCAAGCAGCAGCACCGGCCTGGCGGCCAACGAACGAAGTGAGCGTGCCGTCCACGATGAACCAGGACAGATCGAGACGAAGAGGAGCGTCACCCCATGACCGACCACACGACATCACTTGCCCGCGGCGAGACCTGGCTTCCGAGGTCCTCTGCGGCCGACGATTTCATCGGCCGGTACGTCGAAGTCTTCGAGCAGTACCACGACGCCCGGTTGACCCAGGAAGCCCTCCGAGCGTGGCGTTCGGATCAGCTCGCAGCTGTGTTGCACAAGGTGATGGGGTCGCCGTTCTACCGCAAACAGCTCCGAGGCGTCGATCTCGATTCGGTGCGGCCCGAGGACCTCACCGCGTTGCCGTTCACCACGAAGGAGGATCTTCGGCGCGAACTGTACGACGTGCTGTCCGGCCCGCTCCGCGAGGCGCTGTACTTCTACGAGACCACGGGAACGACCGGCAGGGCCACACCGTGTCCACGCGACGCCAAGGAGGTAGTCGCGTCGAATGCCTTCATCACCGAGTCGTGGCGCGCCATCTTCCGCGAGCACTTCGGAGCGCACCGTCCGTCCGTCGGGCTCATGGGGCCGACCGAGGTGCACTCCTTCGGGGACACGCTCGGCGACGTGGCGAAGAACCTCGGGTCGTGCAATGCCAAGATCTGGCCCTACTCGCCGGTCATGGGCTTCAAGCGAGCGCTCGAACTCATGCGCGACCTCGAGCTGGAGGTCATTGTCGCGACCCCGGGCGTCTGTCTGAACCTTGCGCGAGCGGCGTCGTTCCACGGATTCGACATCCGCGAGGACTTTCCGTCGCTCCGGCTGGTCTTCACCACGGGAGAGATGTGCACCCCGGCCTTGGCGCGCAACATCGAGTCGCTGTGGGGCGTGCGGTGCTACGACATCCTCTACGGTTCGCAGGAAGCGTTCGTGATGGGGACAGCAGCACCGAGCGGAGTGATGCGCTTCTCCGAGCTCAACTACATCGCGGAGATCATCGATCCTGACTCTGGCGAATGCCTCGGTGGTCGAGGAACTGGCGAGCTCTGTGTGACGATGCTGATGGACGGTGTGAAGCCGCTCATCCGCTACCGCACTGGTGACCTCGTCGAGCTGAGTGACGATGACCAGTCCGACATCGACCAACCCGGGCCGATCATCAAGGTGATCGGTCGGGTTGCGGATCGAATCAGTTTGGGCGGCAGCCCGGCGACCGCGAGCGATGTCGAGCAGTCGGTGCTGCACGGCGTCGTGGGCGCGTACGGCTACCAGGTCGTGATCGACGGTCCGGCCGATGGCTCCGAGGATCGTGTGACGGTGCGGCTGCATTTCCGGGATGGCAACTCATCGGAACACGTCCAGATGCTCCGCGAGATCGAGCGGCGTGTGCGACGGCGATTCGCTGTCGAATGCCGTGCAGAAGCTGTCGATGCTCTGGACGAGATCGTGAGTACCGGAGCGTTCGTGAGCTGGAAGGCAGCTCGCATCTCCGATCACCGGAACGAGCCAGGTGCGGAGGAAGTCATTGCCGCTCAGTTGGCGCTGCGCCGTGGTGTCACGTCGTGACCGTCGTCCACGGCATCGTCGGTTTGCCTGTCCCCGCAGCGCCGAACGCACTTGCAGACTTTGCGGGCGGGCGCATCGTCACCGTCTCGACACTCGGGCCTGCCGGCACGAGTGCTGACTGCGTCGCACGGGCGCTCCGGGACGCCCTCGGAGGCTGGATCGAAGTCGAACTGAGCCTGCGTGACGACATCTCGGCGGTCCGAAATGAGGTACTGGAAGGACGGGCAGAACTGGCGCTCATCCCCAGTGCACACCGGGAGGCGACTGACTTCCACTGGCACCCTGAGCTTCGATTGCGCGGAGCGTTCGTGCACTCCACGCCCCCGTACGGGATCGCGACTCGTCGTGGCTTCGAACCAGATTCCGGCGTCGTCCTTGCGTCGATGCCGGAAGTCCGGCACTTGTTCGACCAGTTGGCACCCGAACACCTCCTCGGCGCTGTCGCCGAGGAGAAGGTGACAGCATCGACGAGCAGCGCTGCGGCGATGGTGGGTACCGGCGAAGCGGACATGGCCGTCTGTAACGACGAGGCCCGCCGTCAGCAGGATCTGACCTGGTTCCGTGTCCGGAACGGTGTTCCGATCGTCTGGATGCTGTTCGGCAACGATGACGACGGCGAATGCGGGTCGGCACGCATCGATCGGGAGGAGCGTTGACGCGCGCGGCGGGGCCGGTGTTCCGATGGTGTCGCCGTCCCGCGCCCTTCGAGGTCGTCGACGGAGTGGCGATCCGGCCTGGTGCTTCGGCTCGCGTCCAGATCGGCGCGGCGCGAGACTTGCTCAGAGCAGCGCCAACCGGATCGCTGATCGTCGGTGCACTGCCATTCGACCTCTCATCGCCGGGAAGATTGTGGATCGGCAAACCTCGCTCGATGCTGCTTCCCGACTCGCGATCTGTTGGACATCAGACCGGACCATCGAGGACGGACGACATCGAGCATCGATCTGCCTTCAGATCTTTGGTCCGAAACGTCCTGCGTGGGATTTCTGATGGCGACCTTCAGAAAGTCGTCCTCGCCCGGACGGATGTGATCACGCGGCCGGAGGGCTTCGACGAGGCCGAAGTGTTCGCGCGGCTGACTTCAGACCGGTCCTCCGTGGCGTTTCAGGTTCGCGGTTCCGAGCCGCAAGGCGACTTTCTGGGGGCGAGTCCAGAAGTACTCGTGCGGGTCAACGGTGCAAGTCTCGTGTCGTCACCGTTCGCCGGCTCGGTGCCGAGGGGGGGAGTGTCGCGCACTCGTGCTCGAAACGAACTCATCCGATCCGCGAAGGTCGGCACAGAACACGGCCTGGTGGTCGAGGACATTGTTCATCGGCTTCGCGGAGTGGCGATGTCCGATGTTGATGTGGTTGGCCCAGAACTGCGGTCCACAGAACGCGTTTGGCATCTCGCATCCACCATCACGACGACGGTCGATCCGGCGCACATCGACTCGCTTGCTGCGGTGGAGCTGTTGCATCCGACGCCTGCAGTCTGCGGCGTGCCGCGAACGGCTGCTCTTCGGGTCATCAGTGAGAGCGAGCCCTTCGAACGAGGACTGTTCGGCGGAGTGGTGGGCTGGCAGTCGCACGATGGCGATGGCGAGTGGCGGGTGTCGATCCGTTGCGGACTCGTCACCGGGTTCTCCGTCCGTCTCTTCGCGGGCGCTGGCATCGTCCGGGGTTCCGACGCTGATGCCGAATATGACGAGACGACAGCGAAGATGCAGACGATGAACGATGCACTGGCCGCTGCCGGAAAAACGGGTGCACCGGCTTCATTGATGCAACCAGACGAAACACGAACACAAGAAGGCGATGCCAGATGGACGACGTGAGCGCACAGGCTGCCCGAATCGAGTGCGACGTTGTGCGTCGACCCGTGCCGCGGATGCCGGCGATGGATGCGTTTCGAGGGCTCCGGGCAACGTACGGACCGGATCGTGCATTCATACTCGAGTCGCAGGGTGGGCCGCAGGAAGACAACCGCGTCTCGATGTGTGGCCTTGCGGGGCGGACATCGCTCATAATCCGGAACGGTTCCGTGGCGATCGACGGCGAACGAGAGACAGTTCGAGTCATCGCCGGGGTCCTCGTCGAAGCGGGAGCGATCATTCCCGACGGAAGCGCGTACCGCTTGGCGGCTGACGATTCGCTCTGGGCGATTCCTCGGGTCTTGGAAGCGGCCTTGCGGACGTTCGACGATCGCGACGATCTCGCGTTGTCCTTCCTGGTCTTCTTCGGGTATGACGCGGTGCACTACATCGAGCGGCTCCCGCGTTCGATCCCGGATCAGGGTGATGCTCCGCCGGATGCTGTGATCAGTTTCGTCGACGCCATCGTGACCTTCGAGGAGCACGGCAGCGAACTGGCCGTTGTCCGCTCTTCTGTCTGGGGTGGCGAAGACCCTGACCAAATCGAGGGCGCGCTGACCGCATGGTCGGAGGAGAGCACCTCGCCGGAGGCTGTCGGCGGAATGCCGACGGTGCCACGTCCGCGCCGGATTCGCGACGATGTGACACGCGACGAGTACCTGAGGCGAGGCGAGGTCTGTCTCGAACACATCCGCCAAGGAGACGCCTACCAGGTGCAACTCGGACACTCCGTGACCATCGAGACCGATGCCGATCCCTTGGCAGTCTACGAACGCCTCCGACGGCGAAACCCGTCGCCCTACATGGCTCTATTCACCGTCGCGGGCCATGTCGTGGTCTGTGCGAGTCCGGAGTTGTTCGTCCGGCTCGAGAAGGGCTCGGCGACGATGCGGCCGATCGCCGGCACCATCGAGCGAGGAGCTGACGATGCAGCGCAGCAGGCGCAACTCGTTGACGACCCGAAGGAGCGAGCCGAACACCTCATGCTCGTCGATCTCTGTCGGAACGATCTCGGACGTGTCGCAAGACCCGGGACGCTCGACGTCGAGGTCATGATGGCCGTCGAGACGTACTCGCACGTGCTCCACCTCGTGTCGCAGGTCGTCTGCGAGCTGGAAGCTGGGTACGACGCATGGGACGTCATCCGTGCGGGTTTCCCAGCCGGCACGATGTCCGGAGCTCCGAAGGTGCGCGCGATGGAGATCATCGAGTCCCTGGAATCGACTCGACGCGGTCTCTACGCGGGCGCCTTCGGATTGATCGGCCTCGGCAGTAGGCCAGCTGTTCTCGGTCTCGCCATCCGCATGGCCGTCGTTCACTCCGGGACGTACGTCCTCCGCGCTTCAGCGGGCTTCGTCGCAGACTCGACGGGAGACAGCGAATGGGAGGAGACCCTCCAGAAGATGGCTGCTCCCTACTGGGCGGTCTGCGGGGAGGAGATTCGATGAGTGTCGTCCTGGTCGACGCGTTCGACAGCTTCGTGCACATCATCGACCAGTACCTCGCCGATGTCGACGACGAGCGGACCGTGCTCCGGTCGGCTCCAGACACGATCCAGCGTGTCGAAGCGCTGCGACCGGACTTCCTCGTCCTCGGTCCGGGCCCAGGGCACCCGAGTGCGTCCGGCCACGTCGAGCTCGTCCGCCACTTCGCCGGAAGGATGCCAATTCTCGGCGTGTGTCTCGGGCATCAGGCGATCGGGGCGTCATTCGGCGCTGCTGTCGTTCGCGCCGACCGCATCCGCCACGGGAAGACGAGCACCATCCACCATGATGGTCGAGGGCTCTACGCGCTGGGATCGCAAGGGCCGCGCGAAGTCACGCGGTACCACTCTCTCGTCATCGACGAGTCCACGTTGCCCGCCGATCTCGTCGTCACGGCACGGTCGGAAGACGACGGTTTCGTGATGGGGGTTCGCCATCGGACACTTCCCGTCGAAGGCGTCCAGTTTCATCCGGAGAGCATCGGCACGCACGACGGGGCGGCCTACTTCCGTGGCTTCCACCAGGCATACGTGGAGTGAGCGACCGGCGCCTACGGCCGCAGCAGCACCTTGATCGCCCGACGTTCGTCCATCGCCCGGTACGCCTCGGCGGCCTCGTCGAGCGGCAGTTCGAGGTCGAACACCCGGCCCGGGTCGATCGTGCCCGACAGGACGTCGGGCAGCAGCTCCGGGATGTACTTCCGGGCCGGCGCCATCCCGCCCGCGATCGCGATGTTCGTGTCGAAGAGGTACCGGGTGCCGATCGTCGGGACGCCGTGCGGGACCCCGACGAAGCCGAGGTTGCCGCCCGCACGCACCGAGTGCAGCGCCTGGTCCATGCTCTCCTCGGTGCCCACGGCCTCCACCGCGCAGTCGGCCTGGTCGCCGCCGAGCAGGTCGCGGATCGCCGCGACGCCCTCCTCGCCGCGGGAAGCCACGATGTCCGTCGCGCCGAACTCGCGAGCGAGCGCCTGGCGGTCGGCGTGCCGGCTCATCGCGATGATGCGCTCGGCGCCCAGTCGCTTCGACGCGAGCACGGCGGACAGGCCGACCGCGCCGTCGCCGACCACGACGACCGTCTTGCCCGGGCCGACCGCTGCCGACACCGCGGCGTGGTGCCCGGTGGAGAAGACGTCGGACAGTGTCAGCAGCGACGGCACGAGGGCGGGGTCGACCGGGCCGGGGACCGCGACGAGCGTCGCAGACGCGTCGGGGATGCGGACGTACTCGGCCTGCGCGCCGCCGACCGGGTCGCCGTACGCGTCCTTCCCGCCGAAGCCGGACAGGTGGTCGCAGCCACTGGTCATGCCGTGGCGGCAGGCCTGGCAGGTGCCGTCGTTCATGGTGAAGGGGGAGATGACGAAGTCGCCCTCGTGCAGGTCGGTGACCTCGTCCCCGACGGCGACGACCTCGCCGACGAGTTCGTGCCCGATCGGCCGTGGCTGCTTCGTCTCGGTCACGCCACGGTAGGGCCAGAGGTCGGAACCGCACACGCACGCCGCGACGACCTTGACGACGACGTCCTTCGGGGTCAGGACCGAGGGGCGGTCGCGCTCCTCGACGCGGATGTCGTTCGGGGCGTGGATGATCGCTGCGCGCACGGGAGGCCTTCCGTTGAGATGGTGGGGAGTCGGCGCGGTCGACGTCGTCCGGGCCGACGTCGACAGTACCCTCGTGCGGGTGGACGACGACCGGTACGGCGGGGACGTGCTCTCGGGAGACTGGCGCTCCCGCGGAGTGAAGAAGGTGCGGCAGGTGCCGCTCGAACGCGACATGGTGCTCGAGGACCCGGACTCCGGGTGGGCCGGTGCCGTCGTCGGACTCGAGGCGGGCAACATCGCGCTCGAGGACTGGAAGGGCCGCACCCGTTCCTTCCCCTTCACCGGGCAGTTCCTGCTCGAGGGCGAGCTCGTCACACTGGGCCGCCCGCAGGCGTCGGTCGGCCGGTCTGCCGCAGCTGCTGCCGGCTCACCTGGTTCGCTGGGTTCCGTCCACACTGACTGGAGGCCCGGGGCAGCGCCCGCCGTGCGGCAGACGTCCGACGGCGGTCGCCTCCGCACCGCGTCCGGATCGTTCGCGGTGGAGTCGCAGCGTGCCCGGGTGGCCCTGCCGAGCCGGATCATGGTCGAGGG of the Curtobacterium sp. TC1 genome contains:
- a CDS encoding alcohol dehydrogenase catalytic domain-containing protein, with the translated sequence MRAAIIHAPNDIRVEERDRPSVLTPKDVVVKVVAACVCGSDLWPYRGVTETKQPRPIGHELVGEVVAVGDEVTDLHEGDFVISPFTMNDGTCQACRHGMTSGCDHLSGFGGKDAYGDPVGGAQAEYVRIPDASATLVAVPGPVDPALVPSLLTLSDVFSTGHHAAVSAAVGPGKTVVVVGDGAVGLSAVLASKRLGAERIIAMSRHADRQALAREFGATDIVASRGEEGVAAIRDLLGGDQADCAVEAVGTEESMDQALHSVRAGGNLGFVGVPHGVPTIGTRYLFDTNIAIAGGMAPARKYIPELLPDVLSGTIDPGRVFDLELPLDEAAEAYRAMDERRAIKVLLRP